One genomic window of Panicum hallii strain FIL2 chromosome 6, PHallii_v3.1, whole genome shotgun sequence includes the following:
- the LOC112898310 gene encoding nucleolar transcription factor 1-like — MAITHAALDDESLTDGEDLHLLLVDELEEDDTSWEEDFSSSSEEEADSSSTEEDSEAGNFLLAGSLEDDDDDDDEEAEDNSGFTSSSSGDDGSDIAGSGGDSDVSTAPPTKRRKTSSVYWW; from the exons atggcgataacacatgccgcCCTG gatgacgagtccctgaccgacggcGAAGACCTCCATCTACTCCTTGTTGATGAATTGGAGGAAGATGACACATCCTGGGAAGAGGACTTCTCCTCTTCCTCGGAAGAAGAAGCTGATTCCTCCTCCACCGAGGAGGATTCAGAAGCAGGAAACTTCCTCCTTGCCGGATCATTGGAagatgatgacgacgacgacgacgaagaagccgaagacaacaGCGGCTTCACCAGCAGTAGCAGTGGAGACGACGGTAGCGACAtcgccggcagcggcggcgataGCGACGTCAGCACGGCTCCACcaaccaagcgccgcaagacctccagcgtctactggtggtag